Proteins encoded within one genomic window of Triticum aestivum cultivar Chinese Spring chromosome 2D, IWGSC CS RefSeq v2.1, whole genome shotgun sequence:
- the LOC123049576 gene encoding zuotin translates to MAGLKPSVNLFALLDRNDPGDKLVPDFDDADAKQEVTAAKHKKKPTPAADHTKDLLGQAYPSARDYMIRKNQRERQAKAKAKAEAEARAKAKAKAKANNGVSGDDKSAGASADSSKVQDAAKQGRYYNNNYYNGASRNQQFGMSVRFGAPRRQQASMSMNEAAPAEGVEAPPAPQQAPPPPPPSLDDTNEFPSLK, encoded by the coding sequence ATGGCGGGACTGAAGCCCAGCGTGAACCTCTTCGCGCTCCTCGACCGCAACGATCCCGGCGACAAGCTCGTCCCCGACTTCGACGACGCCGATGCCAAACAGGAGGTGACTGCGGCCAAGCACAAGAAGAAGCCGACGCCGGCCGCCGATCATACCAAGGATCTACTCGGCCAGGCCTACCCTTCTGCACGGGATTACATGATCAGGAAGAACCAGCGGGAGAGACAGGCCAAGGCCAAGGCAAAGGCGGAAGCGGAGGCAAGGGCGAAGGCGAAGGCGAAGGCGAAGGCGAACAATGGAGTTTCCGGTGATGATAAGAGCGCAGGGGCTTCGGCGGATAGCAGCAAGGTACAGGACGCAGCAAAGCAAGGTAGATATTACAATAACAACTACTACAACGGAGCATCGAGGAATCAGCAATTCGGCATGTCGGTCAGATTCGGGGCGCCAAGGAGGCAGCAAGCCAGCATGTCCATGAACGAGGCGGCCCCTGCAGAAGGCGTGGAGGCGCCGCCGGCTCCCCAGCaggctcctccgccgccgccgccgagcctcgATGACACCAACGAGTTCCCTTCGCTGAAGTAG